A region of Streptomyces paludis DNA encodes the following proteins:
- a CDS encoding serine hydrolase domain-containing protein: MGAGAETGGVYEMKSADHPPPPDWARGPAAAIAAAARGASGVAVALRQGDRWAIVTQGRTGFDGAANGLSEYGGSEYGGSAFGGPAYDGSAYGGGSGPVTADTRFEVGSVTKCLTALLLAEQVARGEMAYGDPLSRFLPYGLLPRTPGGAITPLHLATHTSGLPRLPRGLLAAAAPQWFSNPYAAFTTADVLSSLAGTRTRTRPGDRVRYSNFGVGLLGHLLTVAAHDRPGQGGERRGARASREDPGARGELECGGRRYGELLAARVLEPLGLRHTGCAPNGPQATGHWHGRPRPSWRIPGLAGAGAVRSTARDLLALLDALLDPAAAPGSDELRAALADVVRPRLVLRGGAKRLALVWNIRVRPDGDIYHHSGGTRGFTSFAGFGPARRTAVVALANTGPAVDGAFIQSAYSALLALSRP, encoded by the coding sequence GTGGGCGCAGGCGCGGAGACCGGTGGGGTGTACGAGATGAAGTCCGCGGACCACCCGCCACCGCCCGACTGGGCGCGCGGCCCGGCCGCCGCGATCGCCGCGGCGGCGCGGGGCGCCTCGGGGGTCGCGGTCGCGCTGCGGCAGGGCGACCGCTGGGCCATCGTGACGCAGGGCCGTACGGGATTCGACGGCGCGGCGAACGGCCTCTCGGAGTACGGCGGCTCGGAGTACGGCGGTTCCGCATTTGGCGGCCCGGCATACGACGGCTCGGCATACGGCGGGGGCAGCGGACCGGTCACGGCCGATACCCGGTTCGAGGTCGGCTCGGTCACCAAGTGCCTCACCGCGCTGCTGCTCGCCGAACAGGTGGCCCGGGGGGAGATGGCGTACGGCGACCCGCTCTCCCGGTTCCTGCCGTACGGCCTGCTCCCCCGGACGCCGGGCGGTGCCATCACCCCGCTCCATCTGGCCACCCACACCTCGGGGCTGCCTCGGCTGCCCCGAGGTCTGCTGGCCGCCGCGGCGCCTCAGTGGTTCAGCAACCCCTATGCCGCGTTCACCACCGCCGATGTGCTGAGTTCCCTCGCCGGAACGCGTACCCGCACCCGGCCCGGTGACCGGGTTCGGTACTCCAACTTCGGGGTCGGGCTCCTCGGCCATCTGCTGACCGTGGCCGCCCACGACCGGCCGGGGCAGGGGGGAGAGCGGCGGGGCGCGCGGGCATCGCGGGAAGATCCGGGAGCGCGGGGCGAGCTGGAGTGCGGGGGCCGGCGGTACGGGGAACTCCTCGCGGCCCGGGTGCTGGAGCCGCTCGGGCTGCGCCACACGGGCTGCGCGCCGAACGGTCCGCAGGCCACCGGCCACTGGCACGGGCGGCCGCGGCCGTCCTGGCGGATTCCCGGGCTGGCCGGGGCGGGTGCCGTACGGTCCACGGCGCGCGACCTGCTGGCGCTGCTCGATGCCCTGCTGGACCCCGCCGCCGCGCCGGGGTCCGATGAGCTGCGGGCGGCGCTGGCCGATGTCGTGCGCCCCCGGCTCGTCCTGCGCGGCGGAGCGAAGCGGCTGGCGCTCGTCTGGAACATCCGCGTCCGGCCGGACGGCGATATCTACCACCACTCCGGCGGTACGCGCGGCTTCACCTCGTTCGCCGGCTTCGGCCCGGCGCGCCGTACGGCCGTGGTGGCGCTGGCGAACACGGGGCCGGCCGTCGACGGGGCCTTTATCCAGAGCGCGTACTCGGCTCTGCTCGCGCTCTCCCGCCCCTGA
- a CDS encoding DUF6895 family protein, translating to MAIMSVTQNAHRVSSRALAWLHAHREHGALPPGTTAELAEPDTVYKPLGETGLAASLVMREAVAGTGELRLARELLDFSWKQLGGGSMLHERLLRYPMMSDPLETYAHFARCGYRNEELDALLAHTTSLRSTYAAEVLPNRRLAVANATRISGFDRGERSSDTDWAGLTGATWLGALPEPWLIDWLTAYSMTHTVFHITDWGRLPGALPDDICRYLTRWLPVWIDIWTEIGEWDLVAELLIVDHCLPEPLSAPADWERLATIQHEDGLMPRDGKPVTGDAHERFVTHHHTTVVAAVAGTLAVSRTLGARA from the coding sequence ATGGCCATCATGTCCGTCACCCAGAACGCCCACCGCGTCAGCAGCCGGGCGCTGGCCTGGCTCCACGCCCACCGGGAGCACGGCGCGCTGCCACCGGGCACCACGGCCGAGCTGGCCGAGCCCGACACCGTCTACAAGCCGCTCGGCGAGACCGGCCTCGCCGCCTCGCTCGTGATGCGCGAGGCGGTGGCCGGCACCGGGGAACTGCGCCTGGCGCGCGAGCTGCTGGACTTCAGCTGGAAGCAGCTCGGCGGGGGCTCCATGCTCCACGAACGGCTGCTGCGCTATCCGATGATGAGCGACCCGCTGGAGACATACGCCCATTTCGCGCGCTGCGGTTACCGCAACGAGGAGCTTGACGCACTGCTGGCGCACACGACCTCGCTCCGCTCGACGTACGCGGCCGAGGTGCTGCCCAACCGGCGGCTGGCGGTCGCCAACGCCACCCGGATCAGTGGTTTCGACCGCGGTGAGCGGTCCAGCGACACCGACTGGGCCGGGCTGACCGGGGCTACCTGGCTGGGCGCGCTGCCCGAACCGTGGCTGATCGACTGGCTGACCGCGTACAGCATGACCCACACCGTCTTCCACATCACCGACTGGGGGCGGCTGCCCGGCGCGCTGCCCGACGACATCTGCCGCTACCTCACCCGATGGCTGCCCGTCTGGATCGACATCTGGACCGAGATCGGTGAATGGGACCTGGTGGCGGAGCTGTTGATCGTCGATCACTGTCTGCCCGAACCGCTCAGCGCTCCGGCGGACTGGGAGCGGCTGGCCACGATCCAGCACGAGGACGGGCTGATGCCCCGCGACGGCAAGCCCGTCACCGGGGACGCACACGAACGCTTCGTCACCCACCACCACACCACGGTGGTCGCCGCTGTCGCCGGGACGCTCGCCGTCTCCCGCACGCTCGGCGCACGCGCGTGA
- a CDS encoding APC family permease: MRKLVALPVLSADALSSVAYGPEAMLVVLVLAGTAGLAYAVPVALAIAFLMLAVGLSYRQTIRAYPHGGGSYIVATDNLGRMPGLVAAAGLMTDYVLTVAVSVSSGVAAVTSALPGLNDEAVLIGVLVIALLLAGNLRGVRQAGAVFAAPTYAFVVAIAALVAFGLYHAAGRGFEPVPTPQLHAAEGVGLLLVMRAFASGSTAMTGIEAISNAVPAFKPVPWRNARTTLSWMIGLLVALFAGTVAMVHLEGVIPNSQETVLSQLAHRSFGSGGMYVFTQAATALVLLLAANTAYNDFPRVLFLLARDNYAPRIFTRLGDRLAFSNGIIVLSVAAAIVYVAFEGRTASLIPLYAVGVFLAFTLSQSGMVVHWWRRRDRHWRKSLCFNVTGAVLSALVFVTAGITKFTEGAWVAILAVAGFLLVTTRIRRHYDRVTAALRLHPQMIEIPGGTLPPPPDPCSPAHGGRAGLKDAENAKNTDDSEEEDTPEEIRHLSVVPIDALHQASVRALAYAASLQQPVLALHVSPSDEDAERFREAWLLWGDHLPLRIVVSPYRAIVAPLISYIEALHHQRPDLTITVIIPEIVVRHWWHRVLHSPLAGRLRRALRHLPKIVVTTVPFHVQEGALRTERPPQMAGLSHND, from the coding sequence ATGCGCAAGCTGGTGGCGCTGCCGGTGCTCTCGGCGGACGCGCTGTCGTCGGTGGCGTACGGTCCCGAGGCCATGCTCGTGGTCCTGGTCCTCGCCGGTACGGCGGGGCTCGCCTACGCGGTGCCGGTGGCGCTGGCGATCGCCTTCCTGATGCTGGCCGTGGGGTTGTCGTACCGTCAGACGATCCGTGCGTATCCGCACGGGGGTGGTTCGTACATCGTCGCCACCGACAATCTGGGGCGGATGCCGGGGCTGGTGGCCGCCGCCGGGCTGATGACGGACTACGTGCTGACCGTCGCGGTCTCGGTCTCCTCGGGGGTGGCGGCCGTGACCTCGGCGCTCCCCGGGCTGAACGACGAGGCCGTACTGATCGGGGTGCTGGTCATCGCGCTGCTGCTGGCGGGGAATCTGCGCGGGGTCCGGCAGGCGGGCGCGGTGTTCGCCGCGCCGACGTACGCCTTCGTCGTCGCCATCGCGGCGCTGGTCGCCTTCGGGCTGTACCACGCGGCGGGCCGCGGCTTCGAGCCCGTACCGACGCCGCAGCTGCACGCGGCGGAGGGGGTCGGTCTGCTCCTGGTGATGCGGGCGTTCGCGTCCGGCTCGACGGCGATGACCGGGATCGAGGCGATCTCCAACGCCGTACCCGCGTTCAAACCCGTCCCGTGGCGCAACGCGCGGACGACGCTGTCCTGGATGATCGGGCTGCTGGTCGCCCTGTTCGCGGGGACGGTCGCCATGGTGCATCTGGAGGGGGTGATTCCGAACTCCCAGGAGACCGTACTGTCCCAACTGGCCCACCGGAGCTTCGGTTCCGGCGGGATGTACGTCTTCACCCAGGCGGCGACGGCCCTGGTGCTCCTGCTCGCGGCGAACACCGCGTACAACGACTTCCCGCGGGTGCTGTTCCTGCTGGCGCGTGACAACTACGCGCCGCGGATCTTCACCCGGCTGGGTGACCGGCTGGCATTCAGCAACGGAATCATCGTGCTCTCAGTGGCGGCGGCGATCGTCTATGTCGCGTTCGAGGGAAGGACGGCGTCGCTGATCCCGCTGTACGCCGTCGGGGTGTTCCTGGCGTTCACCCTCTCCCAGAGCGGCATGGTGGTGCACTGGTGGCGGCGGCGCGACCGGCACTGGCGCAAGAGTCTGTGTTTCAACGTCACGGGCGCGGTGCTCTCGGCGCTCGTCTTCGTGACGGCCGGCATCACGAAGTTCACCGAGGGCGCGTGGGTCGCGATTCTGGCCGTCGCCGGATTCCTGCTGGTGACGACGCGGATCCGGCGCCACTACGACCGGGTGACCGCGGCGCTGCGGCTGCATCCGCAGATGATCGAGATCCCCGGCGGCACGCTCCCCCCGCCACCCGATCCCTGCTCACCGGCGCACGGCGGCCGGGCGGGCCTCAAGGATGCCGAGAACGCAAAAAACACAGATGACTCCGAGGAGGAGGACACGCCCGAGGAGATCCGCCATCTCTCCGTCGTGCCGATCGACGCGCTCCACCAGGCCAGCGTCCGCGCGCTGGCCTACGCGGCCTCGCTCCAGCAGCCCGTACTCGCCCTTCATGTCAGCCCGAGCGACGAGGACGCGGAGCGCTTCCGCGAGGCGTGGTTGCTGTGGGGGGACCATCTGCCGCTGCGGATCGTCGTCTCTCCGTACCGCGCGATCGTGGCACCGCTGATCAGTTACATCGAGGCGCTGCACCATCAGCGTCCGGATCTGACCATCACCGTCATCATTCCGGAGATCGTCGTACGTCACTGGTGGCATCGCGTTCTGCACAGCCCGCTGGCGGGACGGCTGCGGCGGGCGCTGCGGCATCTGCCGAAGATCGTGGTGACGACCGTTCCGTTCCATGTGCAGGAAGGCGCGTTGAGGACCGAAAGGCCGCCCCAAATGGCTGGTTTGTCACACAATGACTAG
- a CDS encoding ABC transporter substrate-binding protein, which translates to MPPRRSLVRTTAALLGLAAAFSLTACGTSADDTTDTVAATGSAKGGSGSKINLGPDQNRVTTPKVDSIAALVPEAIRKRGTLEIVGTTGTAPPLGFYATDDKTVIGVEPDIASLIANVLGLKPHYNTVDWANIFVGLDSGKYDAGLSNITVTEERKEKYDFATYRLDNLAFEAKKGADWKVSKPADVAGRTIGVGSGTNQEKLLVTWSEENVKKGLKPTDIKYYQNATDYYLALGSGRLDAYLGPNPTAAYHVASVGQTEIIGTYSGGGADVQGEIAATTKKENGLIKAVQEALNTVIKNGTYQKVLDRWGLANEAVSSSELNPKGLPKTNQ; encoded by the coding sequence GTGCCGCCGCGCCGTTCCCTCGTCCGTACCACCGCCGCCCTGCTGGGCCTCGCCGCCGCGTTCTCGCTCACCGCCTGCGGCACTTCCGCCGACGACACCACCGACACGGTCGCGGCCACGGGCTCCGCCAAGGGCGGCAGCGGTTCGAAGATCAATCTGGGCCCGGACCAGAACCGGGTCACCACACCCAAGGTGGATTCCATCGCCGCCCTCGTACCGGAGGCGATCCGTAAGCGGGGCACTCTGGAGATCGTCGGTACGACCGGTACCGCGCCTCCGCTGGGTTTCTACGCCACCGACGACAAGACCGTGATCGGGGTGGAGCCGGACATCGCCTCGCTCATCGCGAATGTGCTCGGGCTCAAGCCGCACTACAACACGGTCGACTGGGCGAACATCTTCGTCGGGCTCGACAGCGGCAAGTACGACGCCGGGCTCAGCAACATCACGGTCACCGAGGAGCGCAAGGAGAAGTACGACTTCGCCACGTACCGGCTGGACAACCTCGCCTTCGAGGCCAAGAAGGGCGCCGACTGGAAGGTGAGCAAGCCGGCGGACGTGGCGGGCCGGACCATCGGGGTCGGCTCCGGCACCAACCAGGAGAAGCTGCTGGTCACCTGGAGCGAGGAGAATGTGAAGAAGGGGCTCAAGCCCACCGACATCAAGTACTACCAGAACGCGACCGACTACTACCTCGCCCTCGGCTCCGGCCGCCTCGACGCCTATCTCGGCCCCAACCCGACGGCCGCTTACCACGTGGCGTCCGTGGGACAGACCGAGATCATCGGTACGTACTCGGGCGGCGGCGCCGATGTCCAGGGCGAGATCGCGGCCACGACGAAAAAGGAAAACGGGCTGATCAAGGCCGTTCAGGAAGCGCTCAACACCGTGATCAAAAACGGCACGTACCAGAAGGTCCTGGACCGCTGGGGGCTGGCGAACGAGGCCGTGTCCTCCTCCGAGCTGAACCCGAAGGGGCTGCCGAAGACGAACCAGTAG
- a CDS encoding amino acid ABC transporter ATP-binding protein, giving the protein MSTDSRRPMVEVRGVHKNFGALEVLRGVDLQVRAGEVTVVLGPSGSGKSTLLRSINHLEKLNRGYVSIDGELIGYRRVGSALHELKEREVLKQRLHIGFVFQNFNLFPHLTVVENIIEAPVSALRRPRKEAVEQAGALLERVGLADKADAYPRQLSGGQQQRVAIARALALEPKVLLFDEPTSALDPELVGEVLDVIKDLAVSGTTMIVVTHEIGFAREVADTVVFMDEGVIVEQGPPAEVLDRPRHERTKAFLSKVL; this is encoded by the coding sequence ATGAGCACCGACAGCCGCCGTCCGATGGTCGAAGTACGCGGCGTCCACAAGAACTTCGGCGCGCTCGAAGTCCTGCGCGGAGTCGACCTCCAGGTCCGGGCCGGTGAGGTGACGGTCGTGCTCGGCCCGTCCGGTTCGGGCAAGTCGACACTGCTGCGCAGCATCAACCATCTCGAAAAGCTCAACCGCGGTTACGTGAGCATCGACGGCGAGCTGATCGGCTACCGCCGCGTCGGCTCCGCGCTCCACGAGCTGAAGGAGCGGGAGGTGCTCAAGCAGCGGCTCCACATCGGATTCGTCTTCCAGAACTTCAATCTCTTCCCGCATCTGACCGTCGTCGAGAACATCATCGAGGCCCCGGTCTCGGCACTGCGCCGCCCCCGTAAGGAGGCGGTCGAACAGGCCGGGGCGCTGCTGGAGCGGGTGGGGCTCGCGGACAAGGCGGACGCCTATCCGCGTCAGCTCTCCGGCGGCCAGCAGCAGCGTGTGGCCATCGCCCGCGCGCTCGCGCTGGAACCGAAGGTGCTGCTCTTCGACGAGCCGACCTCGGCGCTCGACCCGGAGCTGGTCGGTGAGGTCCTCGACGTCATCAAGGATCTGGCCGTCAGCGGGACCACCATGATCGTCGTCACTCATGAGATCGGCTTCGCCCGTGAGGTCGCCGACACCGTCGTGTTCATGGACGAGGGCGTGATCGTCGAGCAGGGACCGCCGGCGGAGGTACTCGACCGGCCGCGTCACGAGCGGACGAAGGCGTTCCTCTCGAAGGTGCTCTGA
- a CDS encoding amino acid ABC transporter permease, translating into MDTTSTAVTAASLPPSSPSALPASRPDKVSGEVSGEVSHDDLAALKVVPARHYWRWVAGAAALVVVAQFGHGLLTNPGWEWDTFFRYLTADTVLKAVWVTLQLTFYGTAIGFALGILLAFMRLSRSVILQTIAWTYIWAFRSIPLIVQLLFWFNLAYLYKELGVGVPFGPVLWSFDTMNLVGALSAAVIGLALHQAAYAAEIVRGGIISVDSGQLEAAAALGIPRLRQLRRVLLPQAMRGILPNAANEVISLFKGTSIVSVMAIGELFYQVQVIYGRNGRVVPLLMVATAWYILLTTLLSIAQYYVERHFARGAERTPPPTPLQRARAFSLRMRAAAATGGIQK; encoded by the coding sequence ATGGACACCACGTCCACCGCCGTCACAGCGGCTTCCCTTCCCCCGTCCTCGCCCTCAGCCTTGCCCGCGTCGCGTCCCGACAAGGTGAGCGGCGAGGTGAGCGGCGAGGTGAGCCACGACGATCTCGCCGCGCTGAAGGTCGTTCCCGCGCGCCACTACTGGCGCTGGGTCGCGGGCGCCGCCGCGCTGGTCGTCGTCGCCCAGTTCGGCCACGGTCTGCTCACCAACCCGGGGTGGGAGTGGGACACCTTCTTCCGCTATCTCACGGCCGACACCGTACTGAAGGCCGTCTGGGTGACCCTCCAACTCACCTTCTACGGAACGGCGATCGGCTTCGCCCTCGGTATCCTCCTCGCCTTCATGCGGCTGTCGCGCAGTGTGATCCTCCAGACGATCGCCTGGACGTACATCTGGGCCTTCCGGTCGATCCCCCTCATCGTGCAACTGCTGTTCTGGTTCAACCTCGCTTATCTCTACAAGGAGTTGGGCGTCGGAGTCCCCTTCGGGCCGGTGCTGTGGAGCTTCGACACGATGAATCTGGTCGGTGCCCTCTCGGCCGCCGTCATCGGCCTCGCGCTGCACCAGGCCGCCTACGCCGCGGAGATCGTGCGCGGCGGCATCATCTCCGTCGACAGCGGGCAGTTGGAGGCCGCCGCCGCGCTCGGTATCCCCCGGCTGCGGCAGCTGCGCCGCGTTCTGCTGCCGCAGGCGATGCGCGGCATCCTGCCCAACGCGGCCAACGAGGTGATCTCCCTCTTCAAGGGCACCTCGATCGTCTCCGTGATGGCCATCGGCGAGCTGTTCTACCAGGTGCAGGTGATCTACGGCCGCAACGGACGGGTCGTACCGCTGCTGATGGTCGCCACGGCCTGGTACATCCTGCTGACCACGCTGCTGTCCATCGCCCAGTACTACGTGGAGCGGCACTTCGCGCGCGGCGCCGAGCGCACTCCCCCGCCCACCCCGCTCCAGCGCGCGCGGGCGTTCAGCCTGCGGATGCGGGCTGCCGCCGCCACCGGAGGGATCCAGAAATGA
- a CDS encoding GNAT family N-acetyltransferase: protein MTSVARPGGAAWLRTRVSDPLVRPMLRELGDEYATRYGKDAHGEMARYPATEFEPPHGELLLLLEHGEPVAGGAFRRYDATTAELKRIWTHSAHRRRGLARRVVGELERIATVRGYRRVCLTTGPRQPEARGLYLAAGYTPLFDTDADPETIGPLPFEKALAGRGCSGGASTAAAAPVETSRFSPPAHQ, encoded by the coding sequence ATGACCTCCGTGGCCCGGCCGGGCGGGGCGGCCTGGCTGCGGACCCGGGTGTCGGATCCGCTGGTGCGCCCGATGCTGCGGGAGCTGGGCGACGAGTACGCGACCCGGTACGGCAAGGACGCGCACGGCGAGATGGCCCGGTATCCGGCCACGGAGTTCGAGCCGCCGCACGGGGAACTGCTGCTGTTGCTGGAGCACGGCGAGCCGGTCGCCGGGGGCGCGTTCCGCCGCTACGACGCGACCACGGCCGAACTCAAGCGCATCTGGACGCACTCCGCGCACCGGCGGCGCGGGCTCGCGCGGCGCGTGGTCGGGGAGTTGGAGCGGATCGCGACCGTACGGGGGTACCGCAGGGTCTGTCTGACCACCGGGCCGCGCCAGCCGGAGGCCCGTGGGCTGTATCTGGCGGCCGGGTACACACCGCTGTTCGACACGGACGCGGATCCGGAGACGATCGGCCCGCTGCCGTTCGAGAAGGCTCTCGCGGGCCGCGGGTGTTCCGGCGGCGCGTCCACCGCCGCCGCGGCGCCCGTCGAGACGTCCCGGTTCAGCCCGCCCGCACACCAGTGA
- a CDS encoding LLM class flavin-dependent oxidoreductase: MPVEFLGIAATNDGSETGPRSGAAFDKEYTLKLARAHEDHGWDRVLFAYGSGSPDPAPAAAYIASRLDKLQILLAHRPNVSYPTFAAKTFATLDQISDGRLTVHFITGGNDHEQGREGDTLTKDQRYGRTREYIEIVKRIWTSHESFDHEGEHYRFHDFVSDVFPVQQPRPDVSFGGSSAAAYAAGGAEADIYALWGEPLERTAEQIASVRAAARAAGHATPPRIQVAFRPIIAPTEELAWEKAYRTVDTIKARRARGDSAVVRHHRRGEPENAGSRRLISIARDGERYDRALWTPTAAATGGAGNSNALVGTPETVARALLDYYDLGVDIISARGYDLLGDAIDFGRHVIPLVREGVARRDAEGARRGPETLDPEILGPRSVPTGSEGPRAAGPRAAGAGAGR, from the coding sequence ATGCCTGTGGAGTTCCTCGGAATCGCCGCCACCAACGACGGGTCGGAGACCGGCCCGCGCTCCGGAGCCGCGTTCGACAAGGAATACACACTCAAGCTCGCCCGCGCCCATGAGGACCACGGCTGGGACCGGGTGCTGTTCGCGTACGGTTCCGGCTCTCCCGATCCGGCGCCGGCCGCCGCGTACATCGCCTCCCGGCTGGACAAGCTCCAGATCCTGCTCGCGCACCGGCCGAATGTCTCCTACCCGACGTTCGCCGCGAAGACGTTCGCGACGCTGGATCAGATCAGCGACGGCCGGCTCACGGTGCACTTCATCACCGGCGGCAACGACCACGAGCAGGGACGCGAGGGCGACACACTCACCAAGGACCAGCGGTACGGCCGTACCCGCGAGTACATCGAGATCGTCAAGCGGATCTGGACCTCGCACGAGTCCTTCGACCACGAGGGCGAGCACTACCGGTTCCACGACTTCGTTAGCGATGTGTTCCCCGTCCAACAGCCCCGCCCCGATGTGTCGTTCGGCGGTTCCTCGGCCGCGGCGTACGCGGCGGGCGGCGCCGAGGCGGACATCTACGCGCTGTGGGGCGAGCCGCTGGAGAGGACGGCGGAGCAGATCGCGTCGGTACGGGCGGCGGCCCGCGCCGCCGGCCACGCGACCCCGCCCCGTATCCAGGTGGCGTTCCGGCCGATCATCGCGCCGACGGAGGAGCTGGCCTGGGAGAAGGCGTACCGGACGGTGGACACGATCAAGGCGCGCAGGGCGCGCGGCGACTCCGCGGTCGTCCGCCACCACCGGCGCGGCGAGCCCGAGAACGCGGGGTCGCGGCGGCTGATCTCGATCGCGCGGGACGGCGAACGGTACGACCGGGCGCTCTGGACCCCGACGGCCGCGGCGACGGGCGGCGCGGGCAACTCCAATGCCCTGGTCGGCACACCGGAGACGGTCGCCCGCGCGCTGCTCGACTACTACGACCTCGGTGTGGACATCATCTCCGCCCGGGGCTACGACCTGCTGGGCGACGCCATCGACTTCGGCCGGCATGTCATCCCGCTGGTACGGGAGGGCGTGGCCCGGCGCGACGCCGAGGGCGCCCGGCGCGGTCCGGAGACCCTCGACCCGGAGATCCTCGGCCCGAGGAGCGTCCCCACGGGAAGCGAGGGTCCGCGCGCCGCGGGCCCGCGCGCCGCCGGGGCCGGGGCCGGCCGATGA
- a CDS encoding ATP-binding protein, translating to MTVPLGCHYVVESPASAERVPTLRRIVSARLRFWGLGPHAVGPVCAGLGELVTNVHRHVGDGARCVIELRWTGRHLTVSVEDEGPRLPRLLTAGGGGLAHVAALSDSWGTCATERGKVVWFTRSVEAPQGVPSLPRTPLTAVSAVRRLPLPAG from the coding sequence ATGACCGTTCCACTCGGGTGTCACTACGTCGTGGAATCGCCCGCCTCCGCGGAACGCGTACCGACACTGCGCCGTATCGTCTCCGCGCGCCTGCGGTTCTGGGGACTCGGCCCGCATGCTGTCGGACCGGTCTGCGCGGGCCTCGGCGAACTGGTCACCAACGTCCACCGCCATGTCGGCGACGGTGCCCGCTGTGTGATCGAACTGCGTTGGACCGGACGTCACTTGACGGTGTCGGTCGAGGACGAGGGGCCGCGGCTGCCCCGGTTGCTGACGGCCGGCGGCGGGGGACTCGCCCACGTGGCCGCGCTCAGCGACAGCTGGGGCACCTGCGCCACGGAGCGCGGCAAGGTGGTCTGGTTCACCAGGAGTGTGGAGGCGCCGCAGGGCGTCCCCAGCCTGCCGCGCACACCGCTCACCGCGGTCAGCGCGGTACGGCGGCTGCCCCTGCCCGCCGGGTGA
- a CDS encoding pirin family protein, with translation MSNLDRQAAVSVCGGRGFVVAEPVRELLSPRRVQLGESTEVRRLLPNLGRRMIGAWAFVDHYGPDDIADEPGMQVPPHPHMGLQTVSWLHEGEVLHRDSVGSLQTVRPRELALMTSGRAISHSEESPRPHARFLHGAQLWVALPDAHRQVAPHFEHHADLPVVTAPGVTATVILGTLDGATSPGTTYTPIVGADLALTGGTEARLPLDPDFEYAVLAMSGEAHIDGVPVTAGSMLYLGCGRTELPLRADSDAGLMLLGGEPFEEEIVMFWNWIGRSQEDIAQAREDWMTGTRFGEVKGYDGPPLPAPELPATRLKSRGRVR, from the coding sequence ATGAGCAATCTTGATCGTCAGGCCGCCGTCTCCGTCTGCGGCGGACGCGGGTTCGTCGTCGCCGAGCCCGTACGGGAGCTGCTGAGCCCCCGCCGCGTTCAGCTGGGCGAGTCCACGGAGGTCCGCAGACTGCTGCCCAACCTGGGCCGCCGCATGATCGGCGCCTGGGCTTTTGTCGACCACTACGGGCCGGACGACATCGCGGACGAGCCCGGGATGCAGGTGCCACCGCACCCGCACATGGGCCTCCAGACGGTCAGCTGGCTGCACGAGGGCGAGGTGCTGCACCGCGACAGCGTCGGCAGCCTTCAGACCGTACGCCCCCGGGAGCTGGCCCTGATGACATCGGGGCGGGCGATCTCCCACTCCGAGGAGAGCCCGCGCCCGCACGCCCGTTTCCTGCACGGCGCCCAGCTCTGGGTCGCGCTCCCGGACGCACACCGCCAGGTCGCGCCCCACTTCGAGCACCACGCCGACCTGCCCGTCGTCACCGCCCCCGGTGTGACGGCCACGGTCATCCTGGGCACCCTCGACGGAGCCACCTCGCCCGGCACCACCTACACCCCGATCGTCGGCGCCGACCTCGCCCTGACCGGAGGCACCGAGGCCCGCCTCCCCCTGGACCCGGACTTCGAGTACGCCGTCCTGGCCATGTCCGGCGAGGCCCACATCGACGGAGTCCCCGTCACGGCCGGCTCCATGCTCTACCTCGGCTGCGGCCGCACCGAACTCCCCCTGCGCGCCGACTCCGACGCCGGCCTGATGCTCCTCGGCGGCGAGCCCTTCGAGGAGGAGATCGTCATGTTCTGGAACTGGATCGGACGGTCCCAGGAGGATATCGCACAGGCTCGCGAGGACTGGATGACCGGTACCCGCTTCGGCGAGGTGAAGGGCTACGACGGCCCTCCGCTTCCGGCCCCCGAACTGCCCGCCACTCGGCTCAAGTCGAGAGGAAGGGTGCGATGA